The Jannaschia sp. GRR-S6-38 genomic interval GGCCAGTTCCGCGATTCGGTCGTAATTGACCGCCTGGATATAGCCGGACTCGGGAAAGCGCAGCCGTTGGTCCGGTTCGCGATCGGGAACCGGGCTTTCGACGCCCGGCGCCTCGCGATCCGTGATCTGGTCGCGCAGCATCACGTCGAAGCGCCGTCCGAGCTGCGCGGCGATGTTGGCCACGTTCACCGTCTCGGGCACGTGGTGGACGAAGAAGATCATCGTGCAGACCCCGAGAAGCGCCAGCACGAGCGCCAGCACGACCGACAGCCGCGCGACCTGTTCCTCGCCCGAGGAGACGAGCGCCAGCGTGATGATCGCGTAGACAAAGACCGAGATCAGAATGCCGAGCGACCACTGGTTTCCCCGGTCGCGCATGAAATTCCCGATGAGCCGGGGCCCGTACTGCCCCGCCGCATGGGTCACCGCGACCAGCGTCAGCGAGAACATGACCCCCGTGATCCCGGCGATGGACCCCGCGATCGTCGCCAGAAGCGACCGCGCCCCCTCCGTCGAGATCTGCGACAGTGCAACCGGCAGCGGCAGGGCATCGGTCACGTCCTCGCCCGCGAAATGCGCGATCCACGCGACCAGGGCGGAGATCACGACCAGGCAGCCGGGAATGAACCAGTAGCTGGCGCGCACGTCCTGGACGATCTTCCGCAGCCGCGCGAATTGCTTGAATGGGGACATCGGGGCGGGACGCTCGCGCGGCTGGTGAAGGTTTACCGGAACGCAACCCGGGCTATGTCGGTTGCATCCGGGCACAACCGCCAGTGGAAGGGACCGCCATCATGACTTTGCGCGAGAGCATCGGGCTGCGTCCCCGGACCCGGCAGGAGGAGGACGCGGAGGAAGAACGCGAGCAGGAGGCCATCGAGGATGCCGGTAAGCTCGCGCCGAAGCTCCTCTACGAAGTTATCCGCCGCGACGGCGAGGAGGAGCTCACCCGTCCGCTGCGCAGCCTCGTCTATTCCGGCATCGCCGCCGGCCTGATGATCTCGCTCTCGGTCCTCGGCGAAGCGATCTTCCGCACCTACCTGCCCGAGAGCCCGTATTCCTACCTGATCGAGAATCTCGGCTACTCGCTGGGCTTCATCGTCGTGATCATGGGCCGGATGCAGCTTTTCACCGAGAACACGATCACCACCGTGCTTCCGGTGATCGCCGAGCCGGGCTTGCGGATCTTCGGCGGCATGATTCGGCTGTGGATCCTCGTGCTGGCCTCCAATGTCGTGGGCGCCTTCGCGGTCTCGGCGCTCTTTGCGTTGACCGACGCGATCCCGGGCGACATCCGCCCCGCCCTCGACAGTCTGTCGGCTCACGCGACGGGGTTTGCGCCCGACGTGGCCTTCTTCCGCGCCATCCCAGCGGGCGTGATCGTCGCGGCGCTCGTCTGGATGCTGCCGCAGCGCCAGAACGGCGCCTTCGCCATCATCATGGTCTTCACCTGGCTCATCGCGGCCGGCGACTTCACCCATGTCGTCGCCGGGTCGGTCGAATGGGGCTGGATGTTCTGGACCGATCAGCTGGGCTTCTGGGAAGGGCTGCGGACCTTCTTCATCCCCGTTCTCGCCGGCAACATCGTGGGCGGCACCGTCATCTTCACGCTGCTGACGCATGGCCAGGTCAAGGACGAGCTGCACCGCCGCCCGCTGCGCTGAGGGAACCCCGCCCGCGTTTATCCGGTTGGGCCATCACTGCAAACGAAGGAGATGGCGCGATGTCGAGGATCAATGTCGGCGACAAGGTGAAGTGGGACTGGGGCAACGGCACCGGCGAGGGCGAGGCCAAGGAACGCTTCGAGGAGAAGGTGACGCGCACGATCGACGGCAACGAGGTCACGCGCGATGCCAGCCATGACGACCCCGCCTTCCTGATCGAGCAGGAGGATGGCAGACGCGTCCTGAAGAGCCAGAGCGAGCTGAAACAGGCCTGACGCGTCAGAGAAGCGGGCGGCGCCTCTCGCCGTCCGGTTCCGTCAGGCCGATCCGCGCGAGGGTCTCCAGGTCGTTGATCTGCAGCATGCCGTCGCGCCAGACGGCGAGCTGACGTTCCCGGAACTTGGCCAGCGTCTTGTTCGTATGCACCAGCGACAGGCCCAGACTGTCGGCCAGGTCCTGCTGGCGATAGGGCAACTGCATCCCGTTCTCGCCGACCAGGTGCAGCCCCGAGGCCCGGCCCCAGAGTCTCACCAGCGCCCAGGCGACGGCCTGCTCGGCGTTGCGCTGACCCACCGTGGCCAGCGCCTCGCCTAGGAAATGCTCCTCCGAGGCGCCGATCCAGATCAGGTCGTAGCTGCGCGACGGCGCGTTCTTGAAGAAATCCCACAGCATCGCGCGATCGAACACGCAGAGCGTCATATGCGTCCGCGCCTCGACGGTGTGGCTCATCTCGCCCATGACAGCGGCCTGCAGGCCGATCAGGTCGCCGGGAAAGACGAAGCTCGTCACCTGCCGGCTGCCATTCTCCAGAAGCTTCATCCGCAGGCCCATGCCTTCCAGCACCGTGAAGAGCTGCGCGGAATGTGCGCCCTCGGTCAGGATCGGCGTGCCCGGCTCGACGGTCATCTCGCCGACCTTGAACCGTTGCGTGCTCTGCACTTCCTGGTCGGACATTTCCTGGAACAGGGGCTGACTCCGAAGCGGGCAACTCTCGCAACGCGTGACCATCGATATTCCTCGCTTCGGCTATGTCACAGTTTAATGCCGTCTCGCCCGCAATGTTCCATGAGGTGCGCACCCTGACCGGAGTCGCGCCGTGAAATACGTCATCGATGCCGATAACGAGCTCGTGGCGCTCGACATGATCGAGCTGATCCGCAACAGCGAGCCGGATGTGGAAGTCATGCAGGTGCCCGACGTCGCGGCGCTGGAGCCGCTGCGCCCCGCGTGGTCGGGCGGGGTCTTCATCACCTCGCGCCCCTACGAGCAGATCGCGCAGGCCGAGAACGTCTCGCAATTCCTCGAGTCGGGCGGGCGCGTTGTCATCGTCGGGGACGTGCCACGACAAGAGGTTTCAATGCACTGGGTCTTTCTCGACAACCCGTTCAGCGAGACCGACTTCCTCAACGCGATCGCCCGCGCACTCGTCTGAGCGCGCGGTGGACCGGCAGATCGGGACGATAGAGAGTGCCGCGCGGGGTGCCGCTCAGGTCGTCAGGGTCTCGGTCGAGGAAAAGAACATCGCCTGGCTGACGGCCGAGCGGACCTGCTCCTGCGTATAGGGCTTGGCGATCATGAAGGCCGGCTCCTTGCGCTCGCCCGACAGCAGGCGCTCGGGGAAGGCGGTGATGAAGATGACCGGGCAACGGCCCAGATCGGTCATCACCTCGTTGACGGCCTCGATGCCGCTGGAATTGTCGGCGAGCTGGATGTCGGCCAGGATCAGGTCCGGCATCTCGGCGCGCGCCAGCTCGACCGCCTCGCGATGGGTGCGGGCGATGCCGGTGACCCGGTGACCCATCTCCGTGACCAGCGCCTCGATATCCATCGCGATGATCGACTCGTCCTCGATGATCATGACCTTGCCGGCCACCGCATCCGCCATCTCCTGGCGCGCGATCCCGACGAGCTCTTCGGCTTCGGTTTCGGGGATCTGCATGATCTCGCCGACCTCCGCGAAGCTGAACTCCTCGACGGTGTGCAGCAGAAGCGCCTCGCGGGTGTTCGGCGTCAGGCGGGATAGGTGGTCCTGCGCGCGGCGGCGCGGGCCGTCTTCCTCGGCTTCGACGGTCGCGCCAGAGCTCGACCAGATCCCGTGAAACGTCTTGAAGAGCGCGACCTTCACCGAACTCGTCCCCTCGAGCGCCGAGCGGTCGGACAGGATCGCCTCCAACGTGGCGGCGGCGTAATTGTCCCCGCTCGTCTGCGCGCCGGTCATGGCCCGCGCGTAGCGGCGAAGGTAAGGCAGGGCCTTGCTGATCTCGGTGGTCGCGTCCATGTGATCCCCCACGGTTCCGAAAGTCTTGAAGCTTTTCTGCGGAACAAACCGCACGACATGACGTTCTGTTCCGGACCCGTTATGAAAAAAACACATTCGGGGTTGGGATGCAGATGGTTCAGAACGACGATCACGGCAAGGATGACGCGAAGGCTGATCTGATCGATCAGAACCTTCGTCGCGTATACGATTCCGTCCTGTCCGAAGACGTTCCTGACCGTTTCGCGAAGTTGCTTGCCCAGTTGCAGGCCGGCGAAGTGCCTTCCAGCGATACCGATGATGAGCACGGCCCGGAAGGGAACGACGAATGAGCCATCCCGATCCCCGGGACGAGTTGGTCGAGCACCTTCCCGCCATGCGCGCCTTCGCCGTCTCCTTGACGCGGAACGCGGCGCTGGCCGACGACATGGTGCAGGACAGCCTGGTCAAGGCCTGGTCCAATCTCGACAAGTTCCAGGCCGGCACGAACATGCGCGCCTGGCTCTTCACGATCCTGCGCAATACCTATTACTCGAACCGCCGCAAGGCCAAGCGCGAGGTGCCGGACACCGACGGCGCGATCACGGCCAGCCTGTCGCGCAAGCCCGATCATGACGGGCGCCTCAACATGATGGATTTCGAGGTGGCCTTCGCCAAGCTTCCCGAGGAGCAGCGCGAGGCGCTGGTGCTCGTCGGGGCGTCGGGGTTCGCCTATGAAGAGGCGGCGGCGACCTGCGGGGTCGCGGTCGGCACGATCAAGAGTCGGGTCAATCGCGGCCGCGCCAAGTTGGTCGAATTGATGCAGATGTCCGATGACGAGGCCTTCGAACTGACGGACTCGGCCACGATGGCTGTGGTGGCTTCGGCGCATAACGGCAACATGTAAATGCGACAGCTGACGTTCGGCGGTCGCAGCCTGACGCTCCGGGTTCTTGCGCTTCTGTCGCTCGCGCTGTTGCCGCTGGGGTCGATTGCCGTTTGGCAATCGAACCGCGTGGCCGAGCAGGTCGCGGGCGAGCGTCGCCTCGCCCTTCTGCTGATCACCGAACGCGCCGCCAATCCCTTGCAGGCGGTGGCCCAGCGCGGGTTCGGCGCCGCACGCGCCCTCGGCGCCTCCCTTCTGCTCGGCAACGAGGACGTGGGACGTTGCGAGGCGCGGATCGAGCGCATGCTCCGGCAGGCGCAAAGCTATCTTTTCGTTCTCGTGACCGATGCCGAGGGCAAGGTTGTCTGCGCCGCCGCGCGCGACGATGCCGCGGGGCCCTTGCCCGAAGCGCTGGAGCTGCCGCGCGGCGCGTCGTTTCCTTCCATCCTCAATGCCAAGACCGAGAACGTGCCCGAACCGGTGGTCATCATCTCCGAGCCGGTTCGCGACGACGGCGGCACGGTGGTCGGCGCGATCTCCCTCGGGGTGCCGAAACGTAGCCTTGCCGCCCCGGCCGGCGAACTGCCGACCGAGGATCCGCTGGCGCTTCTGACCTTCAACGCGCGCGGCGAGGTGCTGACCAGCTCGACCCCGCCGGACGCCATCCGCGCCGCCCTGCCGCGCGACGTCTCGCTCGCGGCGCTGTCCGACGGGCCGGCGCAGGTCTTCGCCGGGCCCGACGGGGATGGCATCACGCGCGCCTTCGCCGTCGTGCCGCTGGTCCCCGGCGTGGCCTACGCGATGACGACCTGGCCGCAGTATGCGCTGGTGGCGACGGGGCTGCAGCGGCTTCTGGCGACCTCGCTTTTGCCCATAATGATGTGGCTGGCCACGCTCTTCGTGGCCTTTGTCGCGCTGGACCGGCTGATCATCCGCCACATCCGCGGCCTGTCGCGCCAGATGCGGACCTTCGCGCGCACGCGCCGCCTGATCGGCAAGCCGGTTCTGGCCAAGGCGGGCGCCGATCTAGCCCGGATCGAGACCGATTTCCGCGAGATGGCCCATGCCATCCTGCAGGACGAGGCGCGGCTGGAGAACAACCTCCATGAGAAGAACGTCCTGCTGAAGGAAGTGCACCACCGGGTGAAGAACAACCTGCAGCTGATCACCTCGATCATGAACATGCAGATGCGCAAGAGCAGCTCGGAGGAGACGCGCACGACGCTGCGCCGCCTGCAGGAGCGGGTGCTGACGTTGGCCTCGGTGCATCGCACGCTCTACCGCTCCTCGGACATGAACCGCATCGACGCGGGCGTCCTCGTCTGCGAACTGGCCAACCAGCTCGTCGCGATGTCCGATCGCGCCGCCACGTTGCGGCTGGAATGCGAGGCCGAGAGCATCCAGCTTTTCCCCGACCAGGCCGTGCCCCTCAGCATGCTGTGCAGCGAGGCGGTGACCAACGCCGCGCGCTTCGCCGGGGTCGATGCCACCGGCGTCGGGCGCATTCGGCTGGAGCTGACGCGCACCTCCGAGGAGGAAGGCTGCCTGACCGTCGTCTCGACGCTCGGGTCCGAGCGCACGGCGAGCCCGTCGCAGGGCCTCGGCGCGCAGCTCATCCGCGCCTTCGAGAGCCAGCTCTCCGGCTCGCTCGACATGGGCGTGGAGGGCGACAGCTACCGCGTCCGCATCATCTTCCCGATCCGGTCCTTCGAGGCCGAGACGCGGGACTATTGAGATGGGTTGGCGCGCCCGCCCCGAAGCCCCGCCGGCCCGAGACGGTCCCGCGGATGCCGATATCGACCTCTTCATCACCGCCGCCGAGGCCTATCCCGCCTTCGAGCGCGTGGTGCTCGGCGCGACGCGCGAGATCGTCGCGGGTTTCCGGATCTTCGATTTCTCGACCCGGCTGCGCAGCGAGCAGGCCCGCTCGCTGGGCGAGGACTGGTTCGACCTGATCCTGCACAAGCTGCGCGAGGGCGTATCCTTCCGCCTGGTCCTGTCGGATTTCGACCCCATCGTCGCGACCGAGTTGCATGGGCTGACCTGGCGCTCGATGCGCATGGCCGCCGCGTTGGCCGAACTGGCCGGGCCGGACGCGCGGATCGAAGTGACGGCCTCGCTGCACCCGGCCGCGGTCGGGGTGGTGGCGAAACTCGCGCTCTGGCCGCGGGTGCACGGGCTGATGGACGGCC includes:
- a CDS encoding DUF2254 domain-containing protein, which translates into the protein MSPFKQFARLRKIVQDVRASYWFIPGCLVVISALVAWIAHFAGEDVTDALPLPVALSQISTEGARSLLATIAGSIAGITGVMFSLTLVAVTHAAGQYGPRLIGNFMRDRGNQWSLGILISVFVYAIITLALVSSGEEQVARLSVVLALVLALLGVCTMIFFVHHVPETVNVANIAAQLGRRFDVMLRDQITDREAPGVESPVPDREPDQRLRFPESGYIQAVNYDRIAELAEECDLVLLFRATPGDFVTPTLPFVDIWGTGLSDEAREAVLEAVAIGTEKTEMQTVTFVADQLVEMAALALSPGVNDPFTAINCLNWLSAGLGTALAHDGGLRPHPPGRLHGTALTFDTLYAHTFPAAMPYVIADAMARAAAIALLTDLMAIESGLDRRPVLRDLRRLRAA
- a CDS encoding formate/nitrite transporter family protein, translated to MTLRESIGLRPRTRQEEDAEEEREQEAIEDAGKLAPKLLYEVIRRDGEEELTRPLRSLVYSGIAAGLMISLSVLGEAIFRTYLPESPYSYLIENLGYSLGFIVVIMGRMQLFTENTITTVLPVIAEPGLRIFGGMIRLWILVLASNVVGAFAVSALFALTDAIPGDIRPALDSLSAHATGFAPDVAFFRAIPAGVIVAALVWMLPQRQNGAFAIIMVFTWLIAAGDFTHVVAGSVEWGWMFWTDQLGFWEGLRTFFIPVLAGNIVGGTVIFTLLTHGQVKDELHRRPLR
- a CDS encoding hypervirulence associated TUDOR domain-containing protein; protein product: MSRINVGDKVKWDWGNGTGEGEAKERFEEKVTRTIDGNEVTRDASHDDPAFLIEQEDGRRVLKSQSELKQA
- a CDS encoding Crp/Fnr family transcriptional regulator gives rise to the protein MSDQEVQSTQRFKVGEMTVEPGTPILTEGAHSAQLFTVLEGMGLRMKLLENGSRQVTSFVFPGDLIGLQAAVMGEMSHTVEARTHMTLCVFDRAMLWDFFKNAPSRSYDLIWIGASEEHFLGEALATVGQRNAEQAVAWALVRLWGRASGLHLVGENGMQLPYRQQDLADSLGLSLVHTNKTLAKFRERQLAVWRDGMLQINDLETLARIGLTEPDGERRRPLL
- a CDS encoding response regulator, encoding MDATTEISKALPYLRRYARAMTGAQTSGDNYAAATLEAILSDRSALEGTSSVKVALFKTFHGIWSSSGATVEAEEDGPRRRAQDHLSRLTPNTREALLLHTVEEFSFAEVGEIMQIPETEAEELVGIARQEMADAVAGKVMIIEDESIIAMDIEALVTEMGHRVTGIARTHREAVELARAEMPDLILADIQLADNSSGIEAVNEVMTDLGRCPVIFITAFPERLLSGERKEPAFMIAKPYTQEQVRSAVSQAMFFSSTETLTT
- a CDS encoding NepR family anti-sigma factor, with translation MVQNDDHGKDDAKADLIDQNLRRVYDSVLSEDVPDRFAKLLAQLQAGEVPSSDTDDEHGPEGNDE
- a CDS encoding RNA polymerase sigma factor; the protein is MSHPDPRDELVEHLPAMRAFAVSLTRNAALADDMVQDSLVKAWSNLDKFQAGTNMRAWLFTILRNTYYSNRRKAKREVPDTDGAITASLSRKPDHDGRLNMMDFEVAFAKLPEEQREALVLVGASGFAYEEAAATCGVAVGTIKSRVNRGRAKLVELMQMSDDEAFELTDSATMAVVASAHNGNM
- a CDS encoding sensor histidine kinase; translation: MRQLTFGGRSLTLRVLALLSLALLPLGSIAVWQSNRVAEQVAGERRLALLLITERAANPLQAVAQRGFGAARALGASLLLGNEDVGRCEARIERMLRQAQSYLFVLVTDAEGKVVCAAARDDAAGPLPEALELPRGASFPSILNAKTENVPEPVVIISEPVRDDGGTVVGAISLGVPKRSLAAPAGELPTEDPLALLTFNARGEVLTSSTPPDAIRAALPRDVSLAALSDGPAQVFAGPDGDGITRAFAVVPLVPGVAYAMTTWPQYALVATGLQRLLATSLLPIMMWLATLFVAFVALDRLIIRHIRGLSRQMRTFARTRRLIGKPVLAKAGADLARIETDFREMAHAILQDEARLENNLHEKNVLLKEVHHRVKNNLQLITSIMNMQMRKSSSEETRTTLRRLQERVLTLASVHRTLYRSSDMNRIDAGVLVCELANQLVAMSDRAATLRLECEAESIQLFPDQAVPLSMLCSEAVTNAARFAGVDATGVGRIRLELTRTSEEEGCLTVVSTLGSERTASPSQGLGAQLIRAFESQLSGSLDMGVEGDSYRVRIIFPIRSFEAETRDY